Sequence from the Ruminococcaceae bacterium KH2T8 genome:
ATGCACAGGATGAAGAATATTCACCGAGGTCGAAGAGATATTCGACAGATATCTCGGGGGAAGTATCCGCGGCAGTAAGGAAGTTTATCCTTGAGGAGCATTCTTCGGTATCGGTAGTATTCGAAGCCGCTGCGCTCATATATCTGTCACGCACTTCAAATGTCGACCGTAACGTGACGATAGGAACTCCCGTCCTGGGAAGGAGCGGCGTAGCGGAAAAGGCAACGGTCGGTATGTTCATGTCTACTATCCCGGTATCAGTCGACATAGATCCCGGCGAAAGCGCCCGCTCATTGTGCGCCAAGCTTTCGAAGACACACCGAAGCCTCTTTCGCCACAGCAGGCTCTCGCACGAAGAGATAGCAAGGAGCATACGAAGCAGCAGCGGCTATAGCGGCAGGCTCTACGATGTGCTCGTTAATTACCAGAATTCCACGACCGATGTACCCTCTCAGACCATCTGGTTCTCGAGCGGATTTACGGAGGTCCCTCTCGCGATACATATCGATGACCGCGACGGCAATGACCGCTACACGATACTGCTTGACCATCAGCTCGAATGTTTTCCCGACGAAAGGGAGATCGCACTCCTCGCAAAGAGGATCGAACACATCATAGGGCAGATGGTTACGACACCCGATATCGCGGTATCAGATATATCGCTCATGCCTTCGGAAGAGACGACTTTCCTGCTCGAAAGCTGTAACGATACGAAGGCAGCTTATCCCAAAGAGAAGTGTATCCACGAAGCATTCTCGGAATATGCGAGCGAACATCTTTCGATGACTGCACTCAGGTTCCGTGGCGAAGAGTATTCCTATGGTGACCTGGACAGGATGTCCGATGCACTTGCGCAGGTTCTGATCGATAAAGGCATAGGCCGCGGCAAAGTAGTTCCGCTGATCTCAAAGAGAAGGCCTTATCTAATAGTCGCGATGCTCGCGGTACTGAAGACTGGTGCTGCTTATATGCCCGTATCGCCCGATTACCCCGAAGGAAGGATAGAGCTCATGATCGACACGGTGAACGCGGATCTCGTGCTCACATGCGGCTATAGATGCGACTATAAGGAGCAGATCGATCTTAGTACTTTCGACTACTCATCTTGCGGTGATCTCAGCCCCGTTAAGGTCGATCCGAGCGATATGAGCTATGTGATATTTACGTCGGGATCAACGGGTCAGCCCAAGGCAACTTCCGTTACTCACGGGAACGTCGTGAACTACTGTAGCGATAACAGGTTCAATATGTGCGGATCGATACTTCGAAGCGGCACGGGAACAATACTGTCAGTTACGAATCTCATATTCGATATCTTTGTTACAGAGAGTATCCTGGCTCTTTTAAACGGTATCGTGATAATGCTCGCGGATGACGATCAGGTAATGTCCGGAAATGCTCTGGCGGAGATGATCTCTACGGGTGGATCTTACAGCATCCAGACTACTCCTACGAAGATGAGAAGCTACCTTCTCGACAGAAAGTTCAGGGAGAGTATAAGTAATATTGATACGATCGCTCTGGGAGGCGAAGGACTGCCTCTGGCTCTGGTCGATGAACTCAGGAAATATACGGATGCGAAGATATATAACGTCTACGGTCCCGCCGAGACTACCGTCTGGTCGTCACTGGCGCCCATAGAAGGCGACGATATCACCGTCGGAAAGCCGATCGCCAATACGCAGATATATATCCTCGACGAGAATTTGCAGCTCTGCCCCGTCGGCATTGCGGGTGAGATCGTTATCTCGGGTGACGGAGTAGGAAAGGGATATCTAAATGCCCCGGAGCTTACGTCAGAGAGATTCATATGCGATCCATATCGTGAAGGTCAGATCATGTACCGCACGGGCGATATCGGCTATATGAGGGCAGACGGCAATATAGTTTTCTGTGGCAGGCGCGATAACCAGATAAAGCTTCGCGGTCTTCGTATAGAGTTAGGTGAGATAGAGTTCGCGATCGGTAAGCAGGACGGAGTTGAGCTCGCTGCCGCGGTATGTCGTAAGGACAGATCGGGAGAGCCCTTTATCGTCGGATTTTATACTTCGGACGGATCGATCGGCGAGGCGGAGATAAAGGAAAGACTCGTGAATGAACTGCCGTCTTATATGGTTCCGAAGTTCTTAAGAAGGATCGATGAGATGCCAGTAACGCCGAGCGGAAAGATAGACAGGAAAGCTCTTCCGCAGGTCGACATTACGAAAGCGGATGAGCGTGATCACATTCCTCCTACGAGTGATACGGAGCGCATTCTCTGCGACATAGTTGCATCTGTTTTGAAGATCGAAATGGTCGGTATCGAAGATGATCTTTTCGAGATAGGGTGCGACAGCTTTGCCGCCATGGAGATAGTATCGTCAGCCGCCGATAACGGTATCGGCCTCACCGTAAAGAGATTATATGATGCACGTACGATCAGGGCGATATGTGCTTCTTCAGATGACTCTTCCGCTTCAGTAGATGAAGATATCGACTATAGTCTTTATCCTCTCGAAAGGACACCTGAAGATCTGAAGATATTTATGGTGATCTCCGATAAGCTTCACGATGAACTCGGGCTCGAAGTAACCGGTATCGATCAGCTCGACATGAGCAGGAAATATATCATCTGTCCCGACCACGAGACGATGCTCGATCCGCTCATAGTATGGTCGTCGCTTCGGGGTCTTATAGACATCAACGATGTATGTACTATAGCAGCGGCAGAGTTCCTGAGAACAGGTGATCTTTCTCGCCGGATATTCAGGATCACTGGCGGTATCCCGCTCGACAGGAGCGGTGATTTCGAACCTGCATTAAGACGCGCCGGGGAAGTCCTCGCGAGCGATAAGAAGTATCTCCTGATACATCCCGAAGGTACGAGATCGCGCACGGGTGAACTCGGAGAATTTAAGCGCGGTGCTGCAGTCTTATCGATAGCTGCGGGAATAAGTATCCTTCCGGTATCTATACACGGCGCAGGGGAAGTATTCCCGATCGACCGCGAACTTACAGACTTGAACGATATATCTAAGTTCAGCGGCAAGACGCTGCAGGTTACTTTCGGGCAGCCGATCGACCCGGAAGGAAAGAGCGCAGATGAACTTACAGCTCTACTGCGAGACGCGGTGCTCAGACTGCGTTCGCTCTAACTCAGATCATTATCGAGCGACTGCTGCTCTTGAAGGTGATACCTGATCATCAGAAGTACCAGCGATATTGCGAGTACCCCGATCGAGATCGCCGCAAATCCGGGCTTTCCTGATCTGAATGCACATATCGCGGTAGTGATGCTAAGTGCCGATATCAATACGCTTGAAATATATGTCAGTGCTTCTTTTCTCATCCGATATCCTCCATCCCAATATCCATTCCATGGTTACATGTTACGCATACGGGATAAACTTAGCGTCAAAATGAGTTAAAGAATTGCACCCTCAGGGGTAAAGCAAAGATAAAGACGTTACTTGACGATATTCTTTGCCCAGATGCCGCTTTTTACCATAAGGCCGCCGATCACGCACTTTATGATCTCCGTAGCCTGGATCACAAGGAGCATCATGTAGACGGGAGTATACGTATAGCGGCTCAGGCAAAATGCGATCGGGACATTGATGACCCATACAAAGCAGCTGTCGAAGAAGAAAGTTATGAGCGTGTTGCCGCCTGCCCTTATCGTGAAATAAGATGCATGCGTGAAAGCGATAAACGGCATGAAGATACCGCAGATCAGGATGAGAGTCGTAGCAAGTGCCCTGACGTCGTCTGAGGTGTTATAGAGCTTCGGGAAGAAGGGTGATACGATCACCATCAGAGTTCCGCAGATAAAGCCGCAGAATACCGTGAAATCACGGATCTTGATCGCGTGACCCTTGGCCTTATCGATATCGCCCGTACCAAGTATCTGTCCTACGATTATTCCGACTGCTTCACCCATCGCGAGGAAAGATACGCCCATCAGGTTCCAGATCGTCGACTCGATATTAAGTGCGGCAACGGCGCTGAGGCTCCTGTAGGAATAGCACTGATTAAGTACCGTTACGCCCATGGACCACAAAGTCTCGTTGCACATCAGAGGAAGCGACTTCAAGATGAACTGCTTACAGAGTGCGCGCGGTACGCTGAAATTCTTAAATGCTCCGACGATGAAGGTGTGCCTGGTCCAATGAGTTCCGGTATAGATCACGAGGAACGACAGTTCTACGAATCTCGAAAAGACCGTAGCGATCGCGGCACCGTTGGCGCCTAATGCGGGAAGGCCGAAGAGACCATAGATCAGGACGGCATTTCCTATAAGATTTACGAATATGGCGGTGAAGGATGCGACCATCGGTACCTTGGTATTTCCGGTATCCTTGAGCGTTCCCGAATATGCCTGTGTAAGACCGATCGGAACAAGTCCTATGAGCATTATGTGCATGTAGCCCGTGCCGATCTTAAGTGTCTGTGCGGCATCCTCGGGGGAGCCTTCACCCTTAAGGAACATCGAGATAAGGGCAGGGGAGAATAAGGCAAAGAGCAGCACGCATAAGGCTGCGAGGATCGTATTGGCAACTATCTTGAACCTGAAGCTGTCACGAACGCCTTTCGTATCTCCTTTGCCGTAGAACTGCGCGGTAAAGATACCTACTCCCGCAGTCGCTCCGAAGATGACGAGGTAGAAGACGAATATGAGCTGATTGGCGATCGCGACACCCGATATCGCGTTGGTGCCGACGCGGCCGATCATGAGATTATCCAGAAGATTTACGAAATTGGACAGGCCGTTTTGGAGCATCATCGGAACTGCGATGCTCAATACTTTGGAATAGAATTCCTTAGTGCCCAGTCGAGATCTGATATTCACGGCCGTCTCCTTTCGTTCTCTTGAGTATATGAGGCTATATTATCCGCCTTGATCATGGGTTAATCAAGTCATTTAACCCGTTTGGGTTCGTCAATATCGCGGTAGTTGGCGCGCATGAAGATAAAAACGTTGTGAAAACCTCATAAATAATATACAGAGCCATTGCGGGGGCGTGTGAAACGGCTATAATGCACTTGTGTCGAAAGACACGATAAATGTTATAAGGAGATATAGAAATGAAGAACACAAAGTTCAAGATGATGGCTATCGCACTTTGCCTTGCCACAGGTCTTGCCTTCACGGGTTGTGATTCCGCTAAGGAAACCGAAGCAGAGACAACAACAACTACTACTGAGGCTACTACGACCACAGAAGAGACTACAGAGGAAACAACGGAAGAGACGACAGAGGATCCCTTAGCTGACGGTATCGACTTCACAGGTTTAGCAGGAAGCAATAATACGGCTACTGCAGATGATTTCGAGAACGAGCTCGTAGCTGAGCAGGCTCAGAACTTTATCGACCGTGATATCATGATCGTACCCCTTTCCGAGGATACTTTCTCAGGCGATATGTCTTCGGTAGTCGAGGGCTTCTCCGGTATGGGCGGCAGCCTTCATGTTTCAACTTCCGTTTCCATCGATGATATAGATATCGAAACAGACGAAGACGGTGAGATCGTTACTAATATCGTAGATGCTGATGCTGACGGAAGCGTTACTACGGGTGAGAGTGGATTTACGATGGCAGAAGTCATCCTCTTCACATCTTATGAAGACGGTCTTGCTTATGTTCAGGACGAGATGATGAATGAAGTCGACGTTGAGTTCGAGACAGAAGAGACAGAGGACGGCTTCACATTCTCTGCTGTACAGGAAGATCCTCAGGGTACCGCATCCATTACGGGAAACCTTTCACCTGAAGGACTTCTCGTAGTCGAGACAAATATCGTCTACAACTGATAAGCTTTTAAAAACATCATACAACCTATAAATTATGTTATTACCGGTCGTCGCTTCCCATGTCGGAGGCGGCGATCTTTTATGCTTGTAAATCTTCCCCGTTAGTACTGATGTTTGTCGGGTTCGGGGAAGCAGCCTGCATGTGTATAATCATGTCATGTTTTGACAGGCGGGGACTATCACATGGACACTCTGATTCATTATTCGAATCTGATCTGGGCCGTAATATGGCTCACGATCCTTTTTGCAGGCGCTAAGGTATGTAAGCTCAAAGAGTGGAACGAAGACGCAATGTCATTTGCCCAGACGAAAGCCATCCTCGGCTTTTGTACTTTCGGTATCGTTCTTCATCACTGCGCGGAGCACACTTCGGCTTTCTGGCTAATGCAGCATCTTCAAAAGCCGGGACTTGAGGCATATATCCTCATAGGACATCTGCTAGTCGCGATATTCCTCTTCTTCTCGGGGTTCGGAATGTATAAGAGTGCCAAGAATAACAAGGACTCTTTCAGAAGATATTTCGCCAAGAGATACCTGCCGATCCTTATCTCGTTCTTTGTGTCTTTAGGCGGCTTTATCATCCTCATGAAGACGCACAGGATCCGCGAAAGGGACGTCCTTATGTGGCATCCGTACGCATGGTATATCTACTGCATCATCGTCCTTTATTTCGCTTTCTGGCTCGGCTTCAGGTTCATTAAGAAAGACTGGTTCGGTATCCTTATAGTCGCCATCGGAACGGGTGCATGGATATGGTGGTGCGTAAAGACGGAGCGCGGCACCTGGTGGTATAACACGGCGCATATGTTCCTTATCGGTATCCTCGTTTCAAAGTTCGAAAAGCAGGTCATGTGGCTCTTTAAGAAAGTTCATGCGGTATGGGTCATCCTCTTCGCATTCGTTACGTACATGGGCTATCAGGTCAGCTATAATATGTGGGGCATCGTCGAGATGAATCATCTTCAGATGACGCCTGAGCAGATCGATAATTGGAGCCTTGCGGGTCAGTGCATCTCCTCGATCTCGGTCGCATTCCTGATGCTCGTCATCAGCATGAAGGTTAAGATCGGAAATCCGATCAACCGATTCCTCGGAACGATCACTCTCGAGCTTTACATGATCCACGGATTATTCGTCGAGATCTTCGGACCGTACATCATGGTCGAGAGGGTTCTTTCGCGTCACCAGATAAAGAATATCTTCCTTTACGTCATCGTGGTGCTCGCGGTATCGATACCTCTTGCGTACCTTTTAAGCCTTGGAAATAAGGCATTAAAGAAACTGCTTACAAAGCCCAAGGCTTCATAAGCAGTTCGGTTCATTCTTATAGTCTGTCGGCGCGGAGCCTGAAGTCTCAACCGAGCTTCAGCTCCGTGTTCTTATCTGTCGAAAGGTCGATCTTTGCGCTGCCCTTATCGGAGCTGATCTCATAGTTACCCTTGAAGCCTTCGAAAGATACATAGCCTTCACTGTCAGTCGTGAGTGTAAGGTCAGTCTCCCACTCGCCGTGGATAAGGCTCATGAGCTTGTCGAAAGAAGGCTTGGAAGAATTATCCTTTCTTACGACGCCTGCAGGTGCGTGGAGCCAACAGTCGTCTGTATAGTCCCACGTCGTGATAGCCTGAACGTTCTTATCCTCAAAGAGGATCGTATACATCTCTGCGATCTCCTTTGCCTGACGCTCTTCGCCCTCGGGTGTAGAAGGCCACTCGTCGACCTGCCAGTCGTTAAGGTCTTCGATATAAGCGGGCATGATGTCGCCCGAGATAAGAGTATTCTCGGTGAAGTGGATCGGGATGTTGAACCTTCCGAATCTCTCGAGTACATCGTAGAGCTTCTCCTTGCCCCAATAGCCCTGGTGCTGGTGTGACTGGATACCGATCGCGCTCGGAACTACGCCTGCGTCGAGGATCCTGTCGAGGAGATCTTCATATGCCTTGCTCGTATTAAAGTCATTGATGAGTAAAGTAGCGTCGGGATTCATCTGACGCGCTTCATCAAATACTTTCTTTACGAGACCGACCTGACCGTTCGCATTACAGATCCTTGTTACCGCATTATCGTACTTATCGAATACGGGCATGATGACTACTTCGTTTATGACGTCCCACATATCGATCTGACCCTTAAAGGCCGTAACGTCTCTGTCGATACGCTCGAGCTGCTTTTTAAGGATCGTGTCATTATCGTACTGCATGAGCCAGTCTGCGCATACCGTGTGCCAGCAGAGGGGATGTCCCTTTAACTTGATGCCTCTTGATGTGAGCCACTCGGCAGCCTGTCTTCTGTTCTCGATCTGCGGCTGACCTTCGACGGGTTCGTAGGTGCCCCAGTAGAAGGGGAGAGTTGCAAAGTTAAAGAGCGTAGCCCATTTCTCCATTCTTTCCCTGAACATCGTCTTGAGCTTTTCGTCCGGTACCGCGAACATGGCTACCGCATCGAATCCTCCGCATCCGAAAAGGAATTCCGAAGATGTCTGCTTGATTGTTATTGTTGTATTGGAGGCTGCCGTGCCGTCAGCATTGACGATCTTGAGGCGGGCCTTTGACTTTCGATGAGAAAGGTCGTTCACGTTCTTGTCCTCCCCTTGTTGGTTGATATGTTGATTATATCATCCTGTAACCCTCATCCATTGGACATATCATCCCTTTAAAGCTATATTAATAGACAGATTATTCTATTTTGGGATCGAGAAGAAGGGGTATATGGAGCGCTTAGGTGATTTTGTTACAGGACGAAAGCAGGTATACGAAGAGAGCAGGATAAGGCTGTCTCCCGCATATGTCGTCCCTTTGAGTTTTCTTTTTGTAATCATCTTGGGAACGATACTTCTGATGCTGCCTTTCGCTTCGGCGTCAGGGGAGATGACTGATCCCGTTACGGCGCTCTTCACGGCAACGACGTCGACGTGCGTTACAGGTCTTGTAGTAGAGGATACATATGCATACTGGTCTCTGGCAGGTCAGATAATAATTCTTATCCTTATTCAGCTGGGCGGACTCGGTATCATATCATTTACGTCCATGGTCCTCTTAGCTTCACATAAGAAATTCTCGCTTCAGGATCGAAAGCTTCTTGTAGATGCCATGAACCTGGATATGGGGCACGGTCTTCTCTCATTCCTCGTCAAGGTATTCAAGTGGACATTTATAGTAGAGGGCTTTGGCGCCTGTCTCTATTCGATAGAATTCATCCCGAGATACGGTGTGGTGAAGGGCATATGGTATTCGGTATTCACCGCGATCTCTGCCTTTTGTAATGCCGGTATCGATGTCCTGGGTCCGGATTCTCTTATAAGTTTTAATAAGGATTCCGGCGTGCTCTTTATTACCATGTTCCTCATCGTAATGGGCGGTCTCGGATATGTAGTATGGTTCGATGTATCCCGCGTGATCAAGATAGGTATCAGGAACCGTTATTCTCCCTTACAGGCAATAAAGAGGTTAGGTGTTCATACCAAGCTTGTCCTGGCTTTGACATTTATCCTTATCGCAGTGGGAATGCTGATCGTATTTCCTTCGGAATTCAATAACCCGGGAACAATGGCAGATATGGGTCTTAAGGATAAGATCGTCAACAGCCTGTTCCAGTCAGTCACGTTCAGGACAGCAGGATTCGCCGCCGTACCCCAGCAGGAATTATCTTCCGTATCAGTCCTTATAGGTTATGTCCTGATGCTTATCGGAGGTTCCCCCATCGGTACCGCGGGCGGCGTTAAGACAGTTACTTTCTTTATCGTAGTTATAAATGTAGTGGTCTTCATGAGAGGACAGAAGGAAGCGATCGTATTTAAGTCCAGGATCACCGAGGAGCTTATGCGAAAGGCGGCTGCTATCCTTACGGTAAGTATCGCCGTGGCATTTACGGGTACGCTCTTTATCCTTCTTACCAATAATGTCAACATGGAGGATTCGCTCTTTGAAGTCATAAGCGCAGTAGCTACGGTAGGATTATCGAGAGCCGTTACACCGACGCTAAACGTCTTCGGAAGGATAGTCATCATTTGTGTAATGTACTTAGGAAGGATCGGTCCCATCTCGCTCGTTCTGTTCTTCGCGGGCAAGAAGTCAGGCAAGGACAGGATCGAATATGCGGAAGGCAAATTCTACGTAGGTTAAGGAGAGATATCATATGAGCATTTCAATCGCAGTATTAGGACTTGGAAAGTACGGCAGGAGCCTTGCAGAGAGCATGTATGCATTAGGCGCGGACGTCATGGTAGTAGATGCCAACGAGAACCTTATAAACGACTTCTCGTCGAAGTCCACGGTAGCTATATGCGCGGACCTCGGTAACGAGGATGAGGTAAAGGAGCTTGGCCTGGGCAACATGGATATCGTATGTACGGCCATGGGTTCCAACCTGGCGGCATCTATCCTCTCCGTATCCATCGCCAAGGATCAGGGCGTGCCTTTCGTTATAGCCAAGTCCGGCTCCCCCAGAATGGCATCTATCTTGAAGAAGGTAGGCGTAGATAAGGTAGTAGATCCCGAGAATGAGAACGGACAGAGATCCGCAAGGATACTGGCGTCTTCCTCTGTCCTTGACTTCTTCGACGTAGACGGCAACCTCTGTATGGTAGAGATAAAGCCCAAGAAGAAGTGGCTTAACAAGAGCCTTGCAGAACTCAATATCCGTAAGGAAAACAACATCAACGTAGTCGGCATGAAGAGCAAGAGCGACAAGTGGTCCTTCGCGGATCCCCATCGTCCTAT
This genomic interval carries:
- a CDS encoding 1-acyl-sn-glycerol-3-phosphate acyltransferases/amino acid adenylation domain-containing protein, which gives rise to MDKVAERFELTPSQTGMAGLHEFYEGTSVATLCGVVIYEDKIDAEIFDEAVRTVIRRNEAIRLRIIRGDGRYYQYISDEVDDKIDHLTMDSIDDVRSFGEREGLTVFDTDGSRMYHFTVLDLPDRTGLMICMSHMIADSWAYSIIVREIYGAYKALSGGVESTGDIRRYTDYIDRAAGYMTSSVRSEDIKFWEERYRDGLSTGSVGHAQDEEYSPRSKRYSTDISGEVSAAVRKFILEEHSSVSVVFEAAALIYLSRTSNVDRNVTIGTPVLGRSGVAEKATVGMFMSTIPVSVDIDPGESARSLCAKLSKTHRSLFRHSRLSHEEIARSIRSSSGYSGRLYDVLVNYQNSTTDVPSQTIWFSSGFTEVPLAIHIDDRDGNDRYTILLDHQLECFPDEREIALLAKRIEHIIGQMVTTPDIAVSDISLMPSEETTFLLESCNDTKAAYPKEKCIHEAFSEYASEHLSMTALRFRGEEYSYGDLDRMSDALAQVLIDKGIGRGKVVPLISKRRPYLIVAMLAVLKTGAAYMPVSPDYPEGRIELMIDTVNADLVLTCGYRCDYKEQIDLSTFDYSSCGDLSPVKVDPSDMSYVIFTSGSTGQPKATSVTHGNVVNYCSDNRFNMCGSILRSGTGTILSVTNLIFDIFVTESILALLNGIVIMLADDDQVMSGNALAEMISTGGSYSIQTTPTKMRSYLLDRKFRESISNIDTIALGGEGLPLALVDELRKYTDAKIYNVYGPAETTVWSSLAPIEGDDITVGKPIANTQIYILDENLQLCPVGIAGEIVISGDGVGKGYLNAPELTSERFICDPYREGQIMYRTGDIGYMRADGNIVFCGRRDNQIKLRGLRIELGEIEFAIGKQDGVELAAAVCRKDRSGEPFIVGFYTSDGSIGEAEIKERLVNELPSYMVPKFLRRIDEMPVTPSGKIDRKALPQVDITKADERDHIPPTSDTERILCDIVASVLKIEMVGIEDDLFEIGCDSFAAMEIVSSAADNGIGLTVKRLYDARTIRAICASSDDSSASVDEDIDYSLYPLERTPEDLKIFMVISDKLHDELGLEVTGIDQLDMSRKYIICPDHETMLDPLIVWSSLRGLIDINDVCTIAAAEFLRTGDLSRRIFRITGGIPLDRSGDFEPALRRAGEVLASDKKYLLIHPEGTRSRTGELGEFKRGAAVLSIAAGISILPVSIHGAGEVFPIDRELTDLNDISKFSGKTLQVTFGQPIDPEGKSADELTALLRDAVLRLRSL
- a CDS encoding putative efflux protein, MATE family; the encoded protein is MNIRSRLGTKEFYSKVLSIAVPMMLQNGLSNFVNLLDNLMIGRVGTNAISGVAIANQLIFVFYLVIFGATAGVGIFTAQFYGKGDTKGVRDSFRFKIVANTILAALCVLLFALFSPALISMFLKGEGSPEDAAQTLKIGTGYMHIMLIGLVPIGLTQAYSGTLKDTGNTKVPMVASFTAIFVNLIGNAVLIYGLFGLPALGANGAAIATVFSRFVELSFLVIYTGTHWTRHTFIVGAFKNFSVPRALCKQFILKSLPLMCNETLWSMGVTVLNQCYSYRSLSAVAALNIESTIWNLMGVSFLAMGEAVGIIVGQILGTGDIDKAKGHAIKIRDFTVFCGFICGTLMVIVSPFFPKLYNTSDDVRALATTLILICGIFMPFIAFTHASYFTIRAGGNTLITFFFDSCFVWVINVPIAFCLSRYTYTPVYMMLLVIQATEIIKCVIGGLMVKSGIWAKNIVK
- a CDS encoding Acyltransferase family protein; amino-acid sequence: MDTLIHYSNLIWAVIWLTILFAGAKVCKLKEWNEDAMSFAQTKAILGFCTFGIVLHHCAEHTSAFWLMQHLQKPGLEAYILIGHLLVAIFLFFSGFGMYKSAKNNKDSFRRYFAKRYLPILISFFVSLGGFIILMKTHRIRERDVLMWHPYAWYIYCIIVLYFAFWLGFRFIKKDWFGILIVAIGTGAWIWWCVKTERGTWWYNTAHMFLIGILVSKFEKQVMWLFKKVHAVWVILFAFVTYMGYQVSYNMWGIVEMNHLQMTPEQIDNWSLAGQCISSISVAFLMLVISMKVKIGNPINRFLGTITLELYMIHGLFVEIFGPYIMVERVLSRHQIKNIFLYVIVVLAVSIPLAYLLSLGNKALKKLLTKPKAS
- a CDS encoding Endo-1,4-beta-xylanase, GH35 family, translated to MNDLSHRKSKARLKIVNADGTAASNTTITIKQTSSEFLFGCGGFDAVAMFAVPDEKLKTMFRERMEKWATLFNFATLPFYWGTYEPVEGQPQIENRRQAAEWLTSRGIKLKGHPLCWHTVCADWLMQYDNDTILKKQLERIDRDVTAFKGQIDMWDVINEVVIMPVFDKYDNAVTRICNANGQVGLVKKVFDEARQMNPDATLLINDFNTSKAYEDLLDRILDAGVVPSAIGIQSHQHQGYWGKEKLYDVLERFGRFNIPIHFTENTLISGDIMPAYIEDLNDWQVDEWPSTPEGEERQAKEIAEMYTILFEDKNVQAITTWDYTDDCWLHAPAGVVRKDNSSKPSFDKLMSLIHGEWETDLTLTTDSEGYVSFEGFKGNYEISSDKGSAKIDLSTDKNTELKLG
- a CDS encoding trk system potassium uptake protein TrkH; amino-acid sequence: MERLGDFVTGRKQVYEESRIRLSPAYVVPLSFLFVIILGTILLMLPFASASGEMTDPVTALFTATTSTCVTGLVVEDTYAYWSLAGQIIILILIQLGGLGIISFTSMVLLASHKKFSLQDRKLLVDAMNLDMGHGLLSFLVKVFKWTFIVEGFGACLYSIEFIPRYGVVKGIWYSVFTAISAFCNAGIDVLGPDSLISFNKDSGVLFITMFLIVMGGLGYVVWFDVSRVIKIGIRNRYSPLQAIKRLGVHTKLVLALTFILIAVGMLIVFPSEFNNPGTMADMGLKDKIVNSLFQSVTFRTAGFAAVPQQELSSVSVLIGYVLMLIGGSPIGTAGGVKTVTFFIVVINVVVFMRGQKEAIVFKSRITEELMRKAAAILTVSIAVAFTGTLFILLTNNVNMEDSLFEVISAVATVGLSRAVTPTLNVFGRIVIICVMYLGRIGPISLVLFFAGKKSGKDRIEYAEGKFYVG
- a CDS encoding trk system potassium uptake protein TrkA, with translation MSISIAVLGLGKYGRSLAESMYALGADVMVVDANENLINDFSSKSTVAICADLGNEDEVKELGLGNMDIVCTAMGSNLAASILSVSIAKDQGVPFVIAKSGSPRMASILKKVGVDKVVDPENENGQRSARILASSSVLDFFDVDGNLCMVEIKPKKKWLNKSLAELNIRKENNINVVGMKSKSDKWSFADPHRPITESTTLLVVMEKKALKDFQ